One Ciona intestinalis unplaced genomic scaffold, KH HT001096.1, whole genome shotgun sequence DNA segment encodes these proteins:
- the LOC100185113 gene encoding coiled-coil domain-containing protein 178-like isoform X1, whose protein sequence is MANVEMPDQVVSKFPRNEEKKLNKRRSCELVSTPTPCINKALFHLERLKGLVKTGGAKEQQVPQSILKQDNEDVRPTGTRKQIRFLTPSSFPPPGDQNVELSVQGLGGKSPSETSEPPEGDMMKQIQLKPHQVFTQVAELITRLEADRLATESALEHERERVKKLVSRLDDLSQRRMIELPAAVQKEHEACACDISELQWHVSYTTRQLERSKERVHAAQLLNASLKEDINFVKKHCPLVEEKLLIEKESMKEIKSMQRDTDDELAEARIKLDQAEQKYQEATEKAERERQKAKENLEAVRSQLKMLKTDLHHSEAMFKAYLKKAEQSLQKLTHQNEELVVLQNKTEKVRELEQHEVYKIEGLRDEVKQVEFETGEVTRQKVALDNEVEEMHKGMREKIYNLEEKYRNSLKSLRELQETNRDMKYDIEDMNDEIKTCDKAVSKAEREIERYRKERDRCEQQLKTAGDEVSNISMINIELKNQLEKEETKSQSLEDALKSTSENLRKHVNEEMRQRTALEAKRQQNSSALLKGKTENVKKKQKVSKNLEKTQNAVVEATREVEELTIKHDETVKNIARLETKLKEINDEHEKTERELKGKRDAIEPVERKLQTEQMELKSRIKEMKHEEQQMSQKLNDMRISENAMNKRIHTTEENIKKLKEELEELEIKLTTGEKRNEDLNKQLEGANARFAEREKIHEEVMSQRLEVKTNLEENVKEEMEKNKMLAQRYRELQSEHIDLKNRLMDLYDSKVKLETSIKDHKQLVTLQEKLNVALKQYYHDRGEFNKAGLEKFHVRSHDNTDKMSKVQGGLEVALDNISLFLKSQIDGSAANRVHQAAMDWLTTP, encoded by the exons ATGGCCAACGTTGAAATGCCTGACCAAGTCGTCTCAAAGTTTCCGAGAAATgaagaaaagaaattaaataaacgtCGAAGTTGTGAATTAGTTTCCACACCAACGCCCTGCATTAATAAAGCTTTGTTTCATCTGGAAAGATTGAAG GGTTTGGTGAAGACAGGTGGCGCCAAAGAGCAACAAGTTCCGCAAAGTATTCTAAAACAAGATAATGaag ATGTTCGACCAACCGGAACTCGTAAACAAATCAGATTCTTGACACCCAGCTCTTTTCCCCCACCTGGTGACCAAAATGTGGAATTATCCGTCCAGGGTTTGGGAGGGAAATCCCCTTCAG AAACAAGCGAACCACCAGAGGGCGATATGATGAAACAAATTCAACTCAAACCTCATCAAGTTTTTACACAG GTGGCGGAGTTGATCACGAGGCTCGAGGCTGACAGATTGGCCACCGAGAGCGCACTAGAGCACGAGCGAGAACGAGTAAAGAAATTAGTTTCGCGGTTGGATGATTTGTCGCAACGTAGGATGATAGAACTTCCGGCTGCTGTGCAGAAAG AGCACGAGGCTTGTGCTTGTGATATAAGTGAATTGCAATGGCACGTATCGTACACCACACGACAATTAGAACGAAGCAAGGAACGCGTCCACGCCGCTCAATTGTTGAACGCAAGTCTTAAGGAGGATATCAACTTCGTGAAGAAACATTG CCCTCTAGTGGAGGAAAAGTTATTGATTGAAAAAGAATCGATGAAAGAAATTAAATCCATGCAACGAGATACTGATGAC GAACTCGCTGAGGCCCGAATTAAACTCGACCAAGCAGAACAAAAATACCAGGAAGCGACAGAGAAAGCTGAACGCGAACGACAGAAAGCGAAAGAAAATCTCGAAGCTGTTCGCTCGCAACTTAAAATGCTAAA GACTGATCTCCACCACTCGGAGGCGATGTTCAAAGCTTATTTAAAGAAAGCCgaacaaagtttacaaaagttgACGCACCAGAACGAAGAGCTCGTTGTGCTGCAAAACAAAACGG AGAAAGTTCGTGAGTTGGAACAGCATGAGGTTTACAAGATCGAGGGGTTGAGAGATGAAGTTAAACAAGTCGAGTTCGAAACAGGGGAAGTAACGAGACAGAAGGTGGCGCTAGACAATGAGGTGGAAGAAATG CACAAAGGCATGCGCgagaaaatttataatttggaAGAAAAATATCGGAATAGTTTGAAATCGTTGAGGGAATTGCAAGAGACGAATCGTGATATGAAGTATGATATCGAAGATATGAACGATGAGATAAAAACTTG CGACAAAGCTGTATCAAAAGCCGAACGTGAGATCGAACGATATCGTAAGGAACGCGATCGATGCgaacaacaattaaaaaccgCTGGCGATGAAGTTTCTAACATTTCTATGATTAATATCGAACTGAAAa aCCAACTCGAGAAAGAAGAAACGAAATCTCAGTCGCTTGAAGACGCGTTGAAG tcaaCCTCGGAGAACCTGCGCAAACATGTAAATGAGGAAATGCGACAACGAACCGCACTCGAGGCCAAACGTCAACAAAACTCAAGTGCTTTGCTCAAGGGAAAGACCG AAAATgtgaaaaagaaacaaaaagtgtCGAAAAATTTGGAGAAAACTCAGAATGCGGTCGTTGAGGCGACGAGGGAAGTCGAGGAGTTGACGATTAAACATGATGAGACGGTTaag AACATCGCACGATTAGAAACAAAGTTGAAAGAAATCAACGACGAACACGAGAAGACGGAACGCGAGTTGAAGGGAAAGCGGGACGCGATTGAACCCGTAGAACGCAAACTACAG ACAGAACAAATGGAATTAAAATCTCGCATCAAAGAAATGAAACACGAGGAACAACAAATGTCGCAAAAGTTGAACGACATGCGAATCTCCGAGAACGCTATGAATAAAAGGATTCACACAACGGAAGAAAATATTAAGAAGCTGAA AGAGGAACTGGAAGAattagaaattaaattaaCGACGGGAGAAAAAAGGAACGAGGATCTTAATAAACAACTAGAGGGCGCTAACG CTCGTTTCGCGGAGCGCGAGAAGATTCACGAGgaagtgatgtcacaaaggtTAGAGGTCAAAACTAACTTGGAGGAAAACGTGAAGGAAGAAATGGAGAAGAATAAGATGCTCGCCCAACGTTATCG GGAGCTACAGAGCGAACACATTGATTTAAAGAACCGTTTGATGGATTTATACGACAGCAAGGTTAAGTTGGAAACCTCAATTAAGGATCATAAACAg CTGGTAACCTTGCAAGAGAAGTTAAACGTAGCATTGAAACAATATTATCACGACCGTGGGGAGTTTAATAAAGCTGGTTTGGAGAAGTTTCACGTCAGATCCCAC GACAACACGGACAAAATGTCGAAAGTTCAAGGTGGCCTCGAGGTGGCGCTAGACAACATCTCGTTGTTCCTTAAATCGCAGATTGACGGAAGTGCAGCCAACCGTGTCCACCAAGCTGCCATGGATTGGCTGACGACGCCCTAA
- the LOC100185113 gene encoding coiled-coil domain-containing protein 178-like isoform X3: MTDVRPTGTRKQIRFLTPSSFPPPGDQNVELSVQGLGGKSPSETSEPPEGDMMKQIQLKPHQVFTQVAELITRLEADRLATESALEHERERVKKLVSRLDDLSQRRMIELPAAVQKEHEACACDISELQWHVSYTTRQLERSKERVHAAQLLNASLKEDINFVKKHCPLVEEKLLIEKESMKEIKSMQRDTDDELAEARIKLDQAEQKYQEATEKAERERQKAKENLEAVRSQLKMLKTDLHHSEAMFKAYLKKAEQSLQKLTHQNEELVVLQNKTEKVRELEQHEVYKIEGLRDEVKQVEFETGEVTRQKVALDNEVEEMHKGMREKIYNLEEKYRNSLKSLRELQETNRDMKYDIEDMNDEIKTCDKAVSKAEREIERYRKERDRCEQQLKTAGDEVSNISMINIELKNQLEKEETKSQSLEDALKSTSENLRKHVNEEMRQRTALEAKRQQNSSALLKGKTENVKKKQKVSKNLEKTQNAVVEATREVEELTIKHDETVKNIARLETKLKEINDEHEKTERELKGKRDAIEPVERKLQTEQMELKSRIKEMKHEEQQMSQKLNDMRISENAMNKRIHTTEENIKKLKEELEELEIKLTTGEKRNEDLNKQLEGANARFAEREKIHEEVMSQRLEVKTNLEENVKEEMEKNKMLAQRYRELQSEHIDLKNRLMDLYDSKVKLETSIKDHKQLVTLQEKLNVALKQYYHDRGEFNKAGLEKFHVRSHDNTDKMSKVQGGLEVALDNISLFLKSQIDGSAANRVHQAAMDWLTTP; encoded by the exons atgaCAGATGTTCGACCAACCGGAACTCGTAAACAAATCAGATTCTTGACACCCAGCTCTTTTCCCCCACCTGGTGACCAAAATGTGGAATTATCCGTCCAGGGTTTGGGAGGGAAATCCCCTTCAG AAACAAGCGAACCACCAGAGGGCGATATGATGAAACAAATTCAACTCAAACCTCATCAAGTTTTTACACAG GTGGCGGAGTTGATCACGAGGCTCGAGGCTGACAGATTGGCCACCGAGAGCGCACTAGAGCACGAGCGAGAACGAGTAAAGAAATTAGTTTCGCGGTTGGATGATTTGTCGCAACGTAGGATGATAGAACTTCCGGCTGCTGTGCAGAAAG AGCACGAGGCTTGTGCTTGTGATATAAGTGAATTGCAATGGCACGTATCGTACACCACACGACAATTAGAACGAAGCAAGGAACGCGTCCACGCCGCTCAATTGTTGAACGCAAGTCTTAAGGAGGATATCAACTTCGTGAAGAAACATTG CCCTCTAGTGGAGGAAAAGTTATTGATTGAAAAAGAATCGATGAAAGAAATTAAATCCATGCAACGAGATACTGATGAC GAACTCGCTGAGGCCCGAATTAAACTCGACCAAGCAGAACAAAAATACCAGGAAGCGACAGAGAAAGCTGAACGCGAACGACAGAAAGCGAAAGAAAATCTCGAAGCTGTTCGCTCGCAACTTAAAATGCTAAA GACTGATCTCCACCACTCGGAGGCGATGTTCAAAGCTTATTTAAAGAAAGCCgaacaaagtttacaaaagttgACGCACCAGAACGAAGAGCTCGTTGTGCTGCAAAACAAAACGG AGAAAGTTCGTGAGTTGGAACAGCATGAGGTTTACAAGATCGAGGGGTTGAGAGATGAAGTTAAACAAGTCGAGTTCGAAACAGGGGAAGTAACGAGACAGAAGGTGGCGCTAGACAATGAGGTGGAAGAAATG CACAAAGGCATGCGCgagaaaatttataatttggaAGAAAAATATCGGAATAGTTTGAAATCGTTGAGGGAATTGCAAGAGACGAATCGTGATATGAAGTATGATATCGAAGATATGAACGATGAGATAAAAACTTG CGACAAAGCTGTATCAAAAGCCGAACGTGAGATCGAACGATATCGTAAGGAACGCGATCGATGCgaacaacaattaaaaaccgCTGGCGATGAAGTTTCTAACATTTCTATGATTAATATCGAACTGAAAa aCCAACTCGAGAAAGAAGAAACGAAATCTCAGTCGCTTGAAGACGCGTTGAAG tcaaCCTCGGAGAACCTGCGCAAACATGTAAATGAGGAAATGCGACAACGAACCGCACTCGAGGCCAAACGTCAACAAAACTCAAGTGCTTTGCTCAAGGGAAAGACCG AAAATgtgaaaaagaaacaaaaagtgtCGAAAAATTTGGAGAAAACTCAGAATGCGGTCGTTGAGGCGACGAGGGAAGTCGAGGAGTTGACGATTAAACATGATGAGACGGTTaag AACATCGCACGATTAGAAACAAAGTTGAAAGAAATCAACGACGAACACGAGAAGACGGAACGCGAGTTGAAGGGAAAGCGGGACGCGATTGAACCCGTAGAACGCAAACTACAG ACAGAACAAATGGAATTAAAATCTCGCATCAAAGAAATGAAACACGAGGAACAACAAATGTCGCAAAAGTTGAACGACATGCGAATCTCCGAGAACGCTATGAATAAAAGGATTCACACAACGGAAGAAAATATTAAGAAGCTGAA AGAGGAACTGGAAGAattagaaattaaattaaCGACGGGAGAAAAAAGGAACGAGGATCTTAATAAACAACTAGAGGGCGCTAACG CTCGTTTCGCGGAGCGCGAGAAGATTCACGAGgaagtgatgtcacaaaggtTAGAGGTCAAAACTAACTTGGAGGAAAACGTGAAGGAAGAAATGGAGAAGAATAAGATGCTCGCCCAACGTTATCG GGAGCTACAGAGCGAACACATTGATTTAAAGAACCGTTTGATGGATTTATACGACAGCAAGGTTAAGTTGGAAACCTCAATTAAGGATCATAAACAg CTGGTAACCTTGCAAGAGAAGTTAAACGTAGCATTGAAACAATATTATCACGACCGTGGGGAGTTTAATAAAGCTGGTTTGGAGAAGTTTCACGTCAGATCCCAC GACAACACGGACAAAATGTCGAAAGTTCAAGGTGGCCTCGAGGTGGCGCTAGACAACATCTCGTTGTTCCTTAAATCGCAGATTGACGGAAGTGCAGCCAACCGTGTCCACCAAGCTGCCATGGATTGGCTGACGACGCCCTAA
- the LOC100185113 gene encoding coiled-coil domain-containing protein 178-like isoform X2, producing the protein MANVEMPDQVVSKFPRNEEKKLNKRRSCELVSTPTPCINKALFHLERLKGLVKTGGAKEQQVPQSILKQDNEDVRPTGTRKQIRFLTPSSFPPPGDQNVELSVQGLGGKSPSETSEPPEGDMMKQIQLKPHQVFTQVAELITRLEADRLATESALEHERERVKKLVSRLDDLSQRRMIELPAAVQKEHEACACDISELQWHVSYTTRQLERSKERVHAAQLLNASLKEDINFVKKHCPLVEEKLLIEKESMKEIKSMQRDTDDELAEARIKLDQAEQKYQEATEKAERERQKAKENLEAVRSQLKMLKTDLHHSEAMFKAYLKKAEQSLQKLTHQNEELVVLQNKTEKVRELEQHEVYKIEGLRDEVKQVEFETGEVTRQKVALDNEVEEMHKGMREKIYNLEEKYRNSLKSLRELQETNRDMKYDIEDMNDEIKTCDKAVSKAEREIERYRKERDRCEQQLKTAGDEVSNISMINIELKNQLEKEETKSQSLEDALKSTSENLRKHVNEEMRQRTALEAKRQQNSSALLKGKTENVKKKQKVSKNLEKTQNAVVEATREVEELTIKHDETVKNIARLETKLKEINDEHEKTERELKGKRDAIEPVERKLQTEQMELKSRIKEMKHEEQQMSQKLNDMRISENAMNKRIHTTEENIKKLKEELEELEIKLTTGEKRNEDLNKQLEGANARFAEREKIHEEVMSQRLEVKTNLEENVKEEMEKNKMLAQRYRELQSEHIDLKNRLMDLYDSKVKLETSIKDHKQLVTLQEKLNVALKQYYHDRGEFNKAGLEKFHVRSHVS; encoded by the exons ATGGCCAACGTTGAAATGCCTGACCAAGTCGTCTCAAAGTTTCCGAGAAATgaagaaaagaaattaaataaacgtCGAAGTTGTGAATTAGTTTCCACACCAACGCCCTGCATTAATAAAGCTTTGTTTCATCTGGAAAGATTGAAG GGTTTGGTGAAGACAGGTGGCGCCAAAGAGCAACAAGTTCCGCAAAGTATTCTAAAACAAGATAATGaag ATGTTCGACCAACCGGAACTCGTAAACAAATCAGATTCTTGACACCCAGCTCTTTTCCCCCACCTGGTGACCAAAATGTGGAATTATCCGTCCAGGGTTTGGGAGGGAAATCCCCTTCAG AAACAAGCGAACCACCAGAGGGCGATATGATGAAACAAATTCAACTCAAACCTCATCAAGTTTTTACACAG GTGGCGGAGTTGATCACGAGGCTCGAGGCTGACAGATTGGCCACCGAGAGCGCACTAGAGCACGAGCGAGAACGAGTAAAGAAATTAGTTTCGCGGTTGGATGATTTGTCGCAACGTAGGATGATAGAACTTCCGGCTGCTGTGCAGAAAG AGCACGAGGCTTGTGCTTGTGATATAAGTGAATTGCAATGGCACGTATCGTACACCACACGACAATTAGAACGAAGCAAGGAACGCGTCCACGCCGCTCAATTGTTGAACGCAAGTCTTAAGGAGGATATCAACTTCGTGAAGAAACATTG CCCTCTAGTGGAGGAAAAGTTATTGATTGAAAAAGAATCGATGAAAGAAATTAAATCCATGCAACGAGATACTGATGAC GAACTCGCTGAGGCCCGAATTAAACTCGACCAAGCAGAACAAAAATACCAGGAAGCGACAGAGAAAGCTGAACGCGAACGACAGAAAGCGAAAGAAAATCTCGAAGCTGTTCGCTCGCAACTTAAAATGCTAAA GACTGATCTCCACCACTCGGAGGCGATGTTCAAAGCTTATTTAAAGAAAGCCgaacaaagtttacaaaagttgACGCACCAGAACGAAGAGCTCGTTGTGCTGCAAAACAAAACGG AGAAAGTTCGTGAGTTGGAACAGCATGAGGTTTACAAGATCGAGGGGTTGAGAGATGAAGTTAAACAAGTCGAGTTCGAAACAGGGGAAGTAACGAGACAGAAGGTGGCGCTAGACAATGAGGTGGAAGAAATG CACAAAGGCATGCGCgagaaaatttataatttggaAGAAAAATATCGGAATAGTTTGAAATCGTTGAGGGAATTGCAAGAGACGAATCGTGATATGAAGTATGATATCGAAGATATGAACGATGAGATAAAAACTTG CGACAAAGCTGTATCAAAAGCCGAACGTGAGATCGAACGATATCGTAAGGAACGCGATCGATGCgaacaacaattaaaaaccgCTGGCGATGAAGTTTCTAACATTTCTATGATTAATATCGAACTGAAAa aCCAACTCGAGAAAGAAGAAACGAAATCTCAGTCGCTTGAAGACGCGTTGAAG tcaaCCTCGGAGAACCTGCGCAAACATGTAAATGAGGAAATGCGACAACGAACCGCACTCGAGGCCAAACGTCAACAAAACTCAAGTGCTTTGCTCAAGGGAAAGACCG AAAATgtgaaaaagaaacaaaaagtgtCGAAAAATTTGGAGAAAACTCAGAATGCGGTCGTTGAGGCGACGAGGGAAGTCGAGGAGTTGACGATTAAACATGATGAGACGGTTaag AACATCGCACGATTAGAAACAAAGTTGAAAGAAATCAACGACGAACACGAGAAGACGGAACGCGAGTTGAAGGGAAAGCGGGACGCGATTGAACCCGTAGAACGCAAACTACAG ACAGAACAAATGGAATTAAAATCTCGCATCAAAGAAATGAAACACGAGGAACAACAAATGTCGCAAAAGTTGAACGACATGCGAATCTCCGAGAACGCTATGAATAAAAGGATTCACACAACGGAAGAAAATATTAAGAAGCTGAA AGAGGAACTGGAAGAattagaaattaaattaaCGACGGGAGAAAAAAGGAACGAGGATCTTAATAAACAACTAGAGGGCGCTAACG CTCGTTTCGCGGAGCGCGAGAAGATTCACGAGgaagtgatgtcacaaaggtTAGAGGTCAAAACTAACTTGGAGGAAAACGTGAAGGAAGAAATGGAGAAGAATAAGATGCTCGCCCAACGTTATCG GGAGCTACAGAGCGAACACATTGATTTAAAGAACCGTTTGATGGATTTATACGACAGCAAGGTTAAGTTGGAAACCTCAATTAAGGATCATAAACAg CTGGTAACCTTGCAAGAGAAGTTAAACGTAGCATTGAAACAATATTATCACGACCGTGGGGAGTTTAATAAAGCTGGTTTGGAGAAGTTTCACGTCAGATCCCACGTAAGTTAA
- the zf(c2h2)-35 gene encoding zinc finger protein isoform X1, whose translation MNGHCSVSSQSTGIFPEFIPSWKTSVLERHRSFGKLEESTIVIMIVQSLTQPTRTMGELNKQREDQSFTDIVVLVEGVKFHAHRAILAANSSVFRSVLQETTTEGTPNINLDGVESANFSTIINFIYTSNLTINQTNADQISATSEFLKISSIVELCAKFKQQLNNDESSKCDEPEVSDNEGNIEVEEEDGRLQTTEATKNSEEIQVEKRRGRKPLERVECPICRKVMTEVRMEAHLRYHNGENPVTCGWCGRSFANIYNLKIHERIHTGERPHKCQVCSKTFSDPSSLSKHKLWHAGVKKKSCPVCRRMFATATQVRDHIRTHTKEKPFVCQQCGKSYGYKCDLTRHMREHNGNLFGPCPDCGRLFNHNGNYKAHLKTHLKKQNPLPVFFVEENEVIVTSQDRQVSPPSGENGKNLDTSMNNGSCVMSQEEEVMSATTSLEQNMLSHDDIVKNENSLVIVDQTMESNFET comes from the exons ATGAATGGACACTGTtctgtttcgtcacaatcaaCAGGGATTTTCCCAGAATTTATCCCCAGTTGGAAAACCAGTGTTTTAGAACGACATCGCAGTTTCGGGAAACTAGAGGAATCAACAATAGTTATTATGATCGTGCAGTCGTTGACTCAACCTACAAGGACCATGGGGGAACTAAATAAACAACGGGAGGATCAAAGTTTCACCGATATTGTTGTTCTTGTGGAGG GAGTGAAGTTCCACGCTCACCGAGCGATTCTCGCCGCAAATAGTTCGGTGTTTCGGTCCGTTCTGCaagaaacaacaaca GAGGGCACCCCCAATATCAACTTGGACGGCGTTGAATCGGCAAACTTTTCGACGATCATCAACTTTATCTACACCTCTAACCTAACAATCAACCAAACCAATGCCGATCAAATATCGGCCACTTCGGAATTCTTGAAAATATCCTCAATTGTCGAACTTTGCGCgaagtttaaacaacaactcAATAATGATG AATCCTCAAAATGTGACGAACCTGAGGTTTCCGACAACGAGGGAAATATTGAGGTTGAAGAAGAAGACGG tcGATTGCAAACAACAGAAGCTACAaag AATTCTGAAGAAATTCAAGTTGAGAAACGCCGCGGTCGTAAACCGTTGGAGCGCGTCGAGTGTCCGATTTGTCGCAAAGTAATGACGGAAGTTCGAATGGAAGCTCATCTTCGTTATCATAATGGGGAAAACCCCGTTACTTGTGGTTGGTGTGGAAGGTCATTCGCGAATATTTATAATCTTAAAATACATGAACGGATCCATACCG GTGAACGACCCCACAAATGCCAGGTTTGCTCGAAAACCTTTTCGGACCCTTCAAGTTTAAGCAAGCACAAACTGTGGCACGCCGGGGTGAAGAAGAAGAGTTGTCCCGTTTGCCGAAGAATGTTCGCTACGGCAACACAAGTCAG AGATCATATACGAACGCACACCAAAGAGAAACCTTTCGTATGCCAACAATGTGGAAAAAGTTACGGATATAAATGTGATCTTACTCGCCACATGAGGGAGCATAATG GTAACTTGTTCGGTCCATGCCCCGATTGTGGGCGATTGTTCAACCATAACGGAAACTACAAGGCTCATCTAAAAACGCATCTCAAGAAACAGAAc CCACTGCCAGTTTTCTTTGTTGAAGAGAACGAggtgattgtgacatcacaagaCAGGCAAGTGTCACCTCCTAGTGGTGAGAATGGGAAG AATCTCGATACTTCGATGAACAATGGATcgtgtgtgatgtcacaagaAGAG GAAGTGATGTCGGCAACAACGTCATTGGAGCAAAACATGCTGAGTCATGATGACATCGTGAAAAACGAGAACTCGTTGGTGATTGTCGACCAAACAATGGAATCCAACTTTGAAACATAA
- the zf(c2h2)-35 gene encoding zinc finger protein (The RefSeq protein has 4 substitutions compared to this genomic sequence): MEAHLRYHNGENPVTCGWCGRSFANIYNLKIHERIHTGERPHKCQVCSKTFSDPSSLSKHKLWHSGVKKKSCPVCRRMFATATQVRDHIRTHTKEKPFVCQQCGKSYGYKCDLTRHMREHNGNLFGPCPDCGRLFNHNGNYKAHLKTHLKKQNPLQVFFVEENEVIVTSQDKQMSPPSGENGKNLDTSMNNGSCVMSQEEEVMSATTSLEQNMLSHDDIVKNENSLVIVDQTMESNFET; this comes from the exons ATGGAAGCTCATCTTCGTTATCATAATGGGGAAAACCCCGTTACTTGTGGTTGGTGTGGAAGGTCATTCGCGAATATTTATAATCTTAAAATACATGAACGGATCCATACCG GTGAACGACCCCACAAATGCCAGGTTTGCTCGAAAACCTTTTCGGACCCTTCAAGTTTAAGCAAGCACAAACTGTGGCACGCCGGGGTGAAGAAGAAGAGTTGTCCCGTTTGCCGAAGAATGTTCGCTACGGCAACACAAGTCAG AGATCATATACGAACGCACACCAAAGAGAAACCTTTCGTATGCCAACAATGTGGAAAAAGTTACGGATATAAATGTGATCTTACTCGCCACATGAGGGAGCATAATG GTAACTTGTTCGGTCCATGCCCCGATTGTGGGCGATTGTTCAACCATAACGGAAACTACAAGGCTCATCTAAAAACGCATCTCAAGAAACAGAAc CCACTGCCAGTTTTCTTTGTTGAAGAGAACGAggtgattgtgacatcacaagaCAGGCAAGTGTCACCTCCTAGTGGTGAGAATGGGAAG AATCTCGATACTTCGATGAACAATGGATcgtgtgtgatgtcacaagaAGAG GAAGTGATGTCGGCAACAACGTCATTGGAGCAAAACATGCTGAGTCATGATGACATCGTGAAAAACGAGAACTCGTTGGTGATTGTCGACCAAACAATGGAATCCAACTTTGAAACATAA